Within Lolium rigidum isolate FL_2022 chromosome 5, APGP_CSIRO_Lrig_0.1, whole genome shotgun sequence, the genomic segment ATCACCACTTCTTGGTAATGTAAAATATATCatcggttagagatgctcttaggaccgCGGAAGGTTTGCCCGGGACGTGTGTGTCATACTCCCCAAAGGGGCTTTCATCCTCTTTTATATGTGCAGGTAAGTGACGAGGGACCAAAACCAAAAAGTTGAGTTTGGGTGCCCGAGTCCATGCTTTTCTCTCTTGGTTGTTAAGCAATTGACTTCTGCCGCCACCGTATCGAGGCTGCTAGCAAATGAATCGACGTACCTTCCACCCGAGTCGAACTTGTCTGATTCGTTCTCGCTGCCAAACAAATCGAGTTGTAGCTCGCTGTCGCAGCTAGGTGCTTGCCGCCGCCACCAGGAGCTTGCTGTCACCGCCACGAGATCCCACACCGCCTCAACTAGCTCTCAGACAAACAAATCGACCCCGCCTCCGCAAGCATCACTTGCAGCTGCAGGAATCGACCCTTGCGTCACCTCTGCTCACAACCGAGGCCACACGGCCGCTAACAACTTTATGCCATATCCAACATCCTCCCGCCATCACCCACGAGGTCTTCGCTGCCGCGTCCCATCTCGACAATGAGGCTCCCGGTCATGGCATCCCGATACGACCCAACTTCGGTTCGCTCTATTCGatagaaaaaggaaagaaaggcAAACCCGACCAGACCTTTTAAGCCCaacaaaaatcatatttcaatcGCACTCCATCCTACCGAAAATGAGCTTGCAACCCATGTTTCTACCGCATGGAGCTGGCCGACCGAGCTCCGCTCCTGAGGGGAATAGATGGAtttggaggggaggggagggtgaCACTGAAGTTATTCTGTGAATCAGGCTTCAGCTGACTGCTCTGTTCGGGTTTTGTTTTCGTGTGGAGTATTGATCATTTCCTAAGATCTCCTGACCTTTTTAAGAGTAATGCTAGAACTACAGACAGATTGTttgccataattttttttttcttttcttcgaaATGGGTCATCCCATCCTCTACATCAATTCCTTTTTATTGCTACAAAAGTATGACATTATTACATCATTCTGATTATTACAATTCACGGATCACACCGTGTTTCAACATGAATCAGCCATCTAAACAAAACTACCGAGTGTAGTCCGGACATCATGAAGTGATACGCCAATCAGACCGCCAACCACACCGGCTGTAGAAATCCCGTGTGACCATCCTCAAatggttgcacccaatatccatgtcCTGATGCTCCCCTGCTGGTTGAAGATAGGACCACATATGGATCTAGTGGGTAACCAATGGGATAACCTGTAGTAAGGATGGGTAACTCATTTTTGTTAAACATGAAATCATTAGGCACAATCCATATAGCCCACAGAAGAGCACATACGCCAACTCGAACAAGACCTTTATCATTTTTGGTGacaccatttagccaattgccaaataaaTTTGGAACATTAGCGGGTGGAGGGATATTAAAAGTCATATAGATGATCCTCCATAAAATGTTAGCAAACGAGCAAGAGAAAAAATATGTTGTATGGTCTCCTTTTGATCACAAAAACAATTGCTACATCCATGCCAATTGCGTTTAAGGAGATTATCCTTAGTTAAAATCACTTCCTTGTGGAGCCATAATCCGACTCGCAACATTCGTGGAGCCAGACGTGCGGCCAGCCAAGAGAATAGTTGAGTTAGTTTGCATGCACAAGTTAGTTAGCTGCAGGTGTACGTGTAAGGTAGTCATGTGTTGGTGGCCTAACTTAGTGCTTGAGTGGCGCACGATCAGGGCCAGCTTGTTGCTTGGCTGCTAGGTGTGTGCGTGAGACTATTTAAAGAGGCTGCCTTGTGTGTGTAGAGAAGAGCTAGCTAGCAAGAGGAGTAAGATGTTGTCTCCAGGTGTAGCTTTCGTGCATTCCAAGTATGGCTCGGTGTGGCGTTCGTCACCGAAAATACTTGTGTCTCTAGTTCATATCGAGTTCATCTCTTCCGTCTAGCGTTCGTCGCCGGAGGACTGGTTTGGTGTTCGTTGCAGGAGGGCTGCTCAGCGTGTGCCGCTAGAGGCAGCCCCAACACAGAAGTCTCAAGGTTCGGGACCGTGGCTTGCAGTGAGTCCGCGGCGAGCACAACCGACGCCGAGATAGCGCGCTGTGATGTCATACGTGCGACGAGCGCCGAAGCTGCGGAGGCGCTGCATGCTGGCGCAGAGGctgtggcggcgcggcgcggcgaggaggccggccgaggaggaCCTGCGTGGTGGCGCGGCGACGTGACGACATGGAGGTGCTGTGCTGCGGCTGAGGCCGCAGCGGTGCAGTGCAACGGTCGAGGATCAGCGACCATGGAGGTGCAGTCACGTTGAGGAGCACGGTGGCTCGGACGGAAGCGGAGGCTTGGCTCCATGGCCAGGTGTGATGTGCGTACGAAAAGATTGGATCGCCATGCATACGTGCACGGGACGATCGTGGAGGAGAAGATGCGGCGTATGTGCGCCGAAATGTCTGGCGTTTGTCGCCAGCGGAGAATGagctcggcgtgtgtcgccgaggaagaagatggattttACGGCGAGAGTAGCGGGGTTGATCGAGCTGGGTCGTTGGACGCTGGCCTCGTTGTTATGCGCGCGGAGCGGATCGCAGATCGAGCTGGGTAGCTTGTGTTCGTGCACAAGCAAGTGGTGAACGTGCGTGCATGCACCTGCGCTGTGCTAAGGTATAAAACCCTGTACTGCTCGTTGATCAGAAGTGGCCGCGTTAGGATGGGAGGCCATCGCGGTGGACGGTGGAGATGAAGACGGCAACAGCTGCATTAACTCCAGCAATGGCGAGTGCATATTAGGAGCGAGATTGTTAGCCATAATCTGACTCGCAAGATTCGTGGAACCGGACGTGTGGCCAGCCAAGAGAATAGCTGAGTTAGTTTGCATGCACAAGTTAGTTAGCTACAGGTGTACGTGTACGTATGAGGTAGTCATGTGTCGGTGGCCTAACTTAGTGCTTGAGTGGCGCACGATCAAGGCCAGCTTGTTGGTTGGCTGCTAGGTGCGTTCGTCAGCCTATTTAAAGAGGATGCCTTGTGTGTGTAGAGAAGAGCTACCTGAGtagcgagaggaggaagatgtAGTCTCCAGGTGTAGCTTCCGTGCGCATTCCGAGTATGGCTCAGCGTGGCGTTCGTCGCTGAAAATACTTGTGTTAGTAGTTCATATCGAGTTCATCTCTTCCCTCTAGTGTTCGTCGCTGGAAGACTGGGTTCGGTGTTCGTGCAGGAGGGCTGCTCGGCGTGTGTTGCTGGAGGCAgccccaacaattggtatcagagcctcaaggTTCGGGACCGTGGCACACGGTGAGTCCAGGGCGAGCGCGGTGGACACGAAGCCGGTGCACTGTGACGTCGTATGTGCGACGAGCGCCGAAGCCGCGGAGGCGCTGCGTGGTGGCGCAGAGGCTGTGGTGGTGCGGCGAGGAGGCCGCGGAGGACCTGCGTGGTGGCGCAGCAACGTGGCGGCATGGAGGTGCTGTGCTGCGGCTGAGGCCGCAGCGGTGCAGTGCAACGACCGAGGAGCAGCGACCATGGAGGTGCAGCCGCGTTGAGGAGCGCGGTTGCTCGGACGGAAGCGGAGGCTCTCGGCTCCATGACCGGGTGTGATGTGCGTCAAGGTCTCACGGATGAGCAGATGGCTCCCGTACGAGAAGATTGAATTGCCATGCATACGTGCGCGGGACGATCGTGGAGGAGAAGCTGCGGCATATGTGCGCCAAAACGTCTAGCATTTGTCGCCGGTGGAGAAGGaactcggcgtgtgtcgccgatgaagaagatggatgctACGACGAGAGTAGCAGGTTTGATCGAGCTGGGTCATTGGACGCTGGCCGCGTCGTGTGCGTACGAGCGCGATGTGCGCGCGAAATGGATCGTAGATCGAGTTGGGCAGCTTGCGTTTGTCCACGAGCAAGTGGTGAATGTGCGTGCGTGCACCTGCGCCGTGCTAAGGTATAAAACCCTATACTGCTCGTTGATCAGAAGTGGCCGCGTTAGGACGGGAGGTCATCGGGGTGGCTGGTGGCGATGAAGACGATGGCAACTGCAGCAACTTCGGCAATGGCGAGTGCAGATTAGGGGAGAGATTGTTAGCCATAATCTGACTCGCAAGATTCGTGGACCCGGACGTGCGGCCAGCCAAGAGAATAGCTGAGTTTAGTTTGCATGCACAAGTTAGTTAGCTGCAGGTGTACGTGTGAGGTAGTCATGTGTCGGTGGCCTAACTTAATGCTTGAGTGGCACATGATCAGGGCCAGCTTGTTGCTTGGCTGCTAGGTGCGTGCGTGAGCCTATTTAAAGAGGATGCCTTGTGTGTAGAGAAGAGCTAGCTGCGTAGCGACAGGACGAAGATGTAGTCTCCATGTGTAGCTTCCATACATGCCGAGTATGGCTCGGGTGGCGTTCTTCACCGAAAATACCTGTGTCAATAGTTCATATCGAGTTCATCTCTTTGGTCTAGTGTTTCGTCACCGGGAGACTGGTTCGGTGTTCGTTGCAGGAGGGCTGCTCGGCGTGTGTCGCCAGAGGCAGCCCCAACAATTTGTATCGGAGCCTCAAGGTTCAGGACCGTGGCACGCGGTGAGTccgcggcgagcgcggcggacACGGAGACGGTGTACTGTGACATCGTATGTGCGACGAGCGTCGAACCCGCGGAGGCGCTGCGTGGTGGCGCAGAAGCTATGGCGGCACGGCGAGGGGGCCGCGGAGGACCTGCGTGTTGGCGCGGCGACGTGGCGGCATGGAGGTGCTGTGCTGGGGCCGTAGCGGTGCAGTGCAACGACCGAGGAGCAGCCACTACGGGGAAAAAGaactttgccgtgcaactatttgcagGGCAAAGGGGGCTATATGCAcgacaaaggctttgccgtgcgacgccGCACGGAAAAGGTCGCACGGCAATGCCATtgacggcaaagaagcctttgccgtgtgactcgtcaacgttgcacggcaaaggctttgtcgtgcgatgccgcacggcaaaggtcgcttctttgccgtgtgccaacatgttttatctaaaaaaaaggtcCCAGTTTGGGATTTGAACCTAGGACACAGAGTAGGGAAAGCGTGCAACCTTACCACTGGGCTAAGTGTTcatttgttgataactataccatgcCACGCCTTTTGAGTTGAGAAAAAATCtagtttttacatctttgccaTGCGTTTACGCTAGGGAAAGACTTCTTTACCGTGCATTttttaaaaacactaggcaaaggcttgctttgccgtgcgtttgttaaaaacactaggtaAAAGCGTGTACGGCGATGCCTTTTGTGCTTTGCCGTGCAAGAAATCTTTGCTGTGGGCTGTGTTGGTCCATTGCCGTgcaactttctttgccgtgcgctctcttCCGTCGTTGCCGTGAATCGTGTCTTTGCCATGCGCTCGTGTCTGTCGTTGCCGTGGCCAAGATCTTTGCTGTGTGTTTTCctccatacacacggcaaagaaatctttgccgtacgGGGACACACGGTAAAGATAGGCTGCACGACAACGccaatttttcccgtagtgagcgACCATGGAGGTGTAGTCGCGTTGAGGAGCGCGGTGGCTCGGACTGAAGCGGAGGCTCGGCTCCATGACCAGGTGTGATGTGCGTCAAGGTCTCACAGATGAGGAGATGACTCTCGTACTGCACGGGACGATCGTGGAGGAGAAGCTGTGACATATGTGCGCCAAAAGGTCTAGCGTTTGTCGCCAGCGGAGAAGGagctcggcgtgtgtcgccgaggaagaagatggatgtTACGGTGAGTGTAGCGGGGTTGATCGAGCTAGGTCGTTTGACGATGGCCGTGTCGTGTGCATACGAGCGCGCTGTGCGCGCGGAATGGATCGGAGATCGAGCTAGGCAGCTTGAGTTCATGCGCGATTAAGTGGTGAATGTGCGTGCACCTGCGCCGTACCAATGTATAAAACCATGTACTGCTCGTTGATCAGAAGTGGCCGCGTTAGGATGGGAGGCCTTTGGGGTGGCCTGTGACGTTGAAGACTACGGAAGCTGCAAAAACTCCAGCAATGACGAGTACAAATTAGGGGGGAGATTGTTAGCCATAATCTAACTCACAAGATTTGTGCAGCTGGCCGTGCGGCCATCCAAGAGAATAGCTGAGTTAGTTTGCATGCACAAGTTAGTTAGCTGTAGGTGTACGTGTGAGGTAGTCATGTGTATGTGTGAGGTAGTCAATTTAGTGCTTGAGTGGCGCACGATCAGGGCCAGCTTGTTGCTTGGCTGCTAGGTGATTGCGAGAGCCTAATTAAAGAGGGTGCCTTGTGTATGTAGAGAAGAGCTAGTTGACtagcgagaggaggaagatgagtctACAGGTGTAGCTTCCGTGCATGCCGAGTATGGCTCGTTGTGTGTGTGCGTGAGTACCTTTGGTTTGGTATGAGCCAACTAGAGATTtccagttttttttttcgataaaggatgctttattacttttgataagcaattacatccagcctctgcataaccaataTCAAGTATCTGGAATCAAAGTATAAAAAAAGGCGAAAtatatatcggaacgatgaatcatataacgcctagggTGAAGGTGGTGCTGCTattcgtagactatgctgccacccatgtaggaaaaaagtatccatcgccgtagcctccaaccgtgtacagatcttcgtaaagaggtctcggttctccacccgCTGAAGTGGTAATCATGAACggaaatacctgtacatctgtagatgacctgcaacaaggaacaatttttatcgttaaaaatcttgtcatttctacttaaccaaagcgcccagataactgctagcgccccaccctaagaagcaacttaaaccttgaatcgataccgtgaagccaattgccaaagatattggacacactagtcgggggatacagggtagacgctacttggatgactgaccatatagatctagcaaaatggcactggaaaaaaaaggtgtttaatgttttcatcatgatgacagaaaacacacctcgaacttccgtgccaattccgcttaacaagattaactttggtaagaataactcctcgacgaaggtaccatccaaatattttaatttttaatggtatcttcatcttccagattttcttattattatcaagttTGAGCTGAATAAAAAGAACGATGTCTGTGCAGCGTGGCGTCCGTTCGTCGCCAAAAATAGTTGCGTCTCTAGTTCATATCGAGTTCATCTCTTCCGTCTAGCATTCATCGCAGAAAACTGGTTCAGTGTTCTTGGTAGGAGGGCTGCTCGGCGTGTGTCGCTGGAGGCAGCCCCAACACATAAGACAATTCCGTAAGAAACATCCTGTAGGTGTAGGAGTATTATCTGTATAGATCACAACAATAGATGGATTCACCACAACCGATAAGTATATACCACTATGCACGCATATCCATCTCTGAACCGCGACGGGCATGCCCTAAACTAAATGACTAAACCGGCGCTGCATTCGCCGCTTTCTTCGGGCTCTCGTCGAggccgtcgtcgccggcgccggagCCGGTGTGGTCGTCATCTGACTTCTTGAACCTGTACCACCGTGCGCACGCCATGAAGTAGACGAGGTTGACCGCTGCGATGGCGCCGGTGACAAGGTAGAACAGGTCCACCCTGCCCTCGTCCAGGTCCTGCGCCAGCCATCCCGTGGTCCGGTGGAGAATGGTCACCATGAGCCCGCTGGCGTAGCTCGCAAGTGCCCAGCCAAGGAAGTAGAGCGCCCCAGCGACGCTTCGCATGTTCTCGGGGAACTGCCGGTAGTAGAACTCGGTCTGCCCGATGGCGGCGAACGCCTCCGAGAGCCCCGCCAGCACCTGCTGCGGCACCAGCCAGAAGCACGACATCATCGGCGATCCCGGACCGAtccgacgacggcgacgctccaccgccgccgccaccagcatCGTGACCACGGAGAGCACCATTCCGATGCCGATCCGCTGGAGCAGGGTGATGCCACCCTCGCGCTTGGTGATCCGGCGGAGCAGCGGCACGAGTAGACGGTCGTACACTGGGATCCAGAGGGTTAGAGCGAGCATGACGAAGACGACGAAGGAGCCCTGCGGGATCTGGAAGCTGCTGCTGGCGGTCggtctgcgccgcctggaggacgACGTAGGTGCCGAGCTGGGTGACCACCACGAAGTAGACGATCCCCGACGACCACACTAGCTGGGATGATCCGCGCTAAGCACTTCACCTCCTCCACCCGCTGGATAGTGTGCACAGCCGCCACGGGTCCGTCGGCGCAGAGCGCGTCCTCCTCAGGGGTAAGCACGTGAATTGGTCGGTGTAGGCCAGCTTGGAGACGACCTTGCTCCGGTGCCACCTTGTCGCCGTAGGTGGCGCTGCAACGAGGACCTGCGCGGAACCAACCATCCATCCACTCCATCCACAGCACGGAAAGGCACCTGTTGGGCGTCCAGATCGACTCGATGCATGGGAGCCATCTGCGCCGACAGGCTGTCTCCGCTGCATGCATCCAGTCCAATCAGATTAGAGAACCGCCGTCCAGCCTTGATGCATGTTGATCGCCTGCCAGCCTGGCTCCAGTTAATTAGCCAAATTAACCAACCGAGTCATGCATgcgtgcatatgcctttttctggaTTTGAAGGTCACTCGCGCGCGCGCATGTACGTACAAGTACAACCCCAGCATACTTTTTCCTGGGTTTTGCCATGAATATACGTACACTCgtaacctcttttttttttttcttacatTAATTCGCCCACTCGCGCGCGCCCGGCTGCTGCAATTCGACTCAAAAAGCAGTTAGCGCTAGCTAGCTCCCCATTTGCTGCACGCGCGCAAAACGTACTCTCATCGTCGCTCTTAATTCTCGCGCGCGCGCCCGCCGTAGATCAACATAAGTGCCGTACTAGGTACCACCTGCACATATATACTGATCATATATAATTACCGACCGCCGCCATTTTCTCTCACCTTTTTTTTCCACCTAGCTAAATGCAAACGTGAAGCAGAAAATGGGGTGCGGTCGAAATCCAGGTTGCCCACCCGCCGCCACTTTCAGATTCGGTCGCGCTTGTCCGTGCCACAGCCGGCCGCTTCCTATATATgccccagagagagagagatgcagAAAAAGTTTGGGCAACAACATCCGCCATGATTAGGCGGACCAAACCATGGAAATCTTGTTAATTAATTACCTCCTTTATTAGTAGTTTATACATACGAGAATACCAGGTGGCCCCGACAAAACATTCCCCAGACGCATCCAaggcgcatatttggaccaggttcACGTCTTCACGCACAACCCGAAcactatgcgtcgggccgctgggctTGGCTCCAAACGCATTTCTGGACCacactcagcgtccgtttgcatcgttcCGTTGGAGATGCCTAGTACATATTAGAACGCCGTCCACATGCCGAGCCGTCAAATCGTGTCTCCCTTATTAATTACGTACGTACTGCGTTGCTTTCGCCTGCTGCTGCACCTGCGTCCTTGACTAATTTCTCCAACCATAGCACATACTGTACATAGTAAACGAGTGTACTGGCTCCAGTCGAATCATATATGCATGCTCTCACGTCTACGCTTTTTTAAATCCATGCAACCATGATCCCTTCATTCCTGCTATCGATCCATCGATGATACCCTACTTCCttcatttttctggatttttcaagCTCAAGCGCGCGCATGTACGTACGCCACATACATAAAGCTCATATTCCGATTAATTACTTTTTCCTGGTTTTCCCCACGAATATACACTCGATCGTAACCCCACTTTTTCCCTCTTTCGATTCCATTGGCTCACTCGCCCCGGCTGACGCAACTGGAAACTATAATAGCGGCGCTCCACTTTTACTTCTCACCCACCGG encodes:
- the LOC124655799 gene encoding protein NRT1/ PTR FAMILY 2.11-like, whose amino-acid sequence is MEWMDGWFRAGPRCSATYGDKVAPEQGRLQAGLHRPIHVLTPEEDALCADGPVAAVHTIQRVEEVKRRRPTASSSFQIPQGSFVVFVMLALTLWIPVYDRLLVPLLRRITKREGGITLLQRIGIGMVLSVVTMLVAAAVERRRRRIGPGSPMMSCFWLVPQQVLAGLSEAFAAIGQTEFYYRQFPENMRSVAGALYFLGWALASYASGLMVTILHRTTGWLAQDLDEGRVDLFYLVTGAIAAVNLVYFMACARWYRFKKSDDDHTGSGAGDDGLDESPKKAANAAPV